One region of Flavobacterium sp. KACC 22763 genomic DNA includes:
- the mnmA gene encoding tRNA 2-thiouridine(34) synthase MnmA has translation MKRVVVGLSGGVDSSVAAYLLQQQGYEVIGLFMKNWHDDSVTISNECPWLEDSNDALLVAEKLGIPFQTVDLSEEYKEKIVDYMFNEYEKGRTPNPDVLCNREIKFDVFMKIALSLGADYVATGHYCQKSEIEVDGKTVYQLIAGNDVNKDQSYFLCQLSQEQLSKALFPIGALTKPEVREIAAEMELVTAEKKDSQGLCFIGKVRLPEFLQQKLQPKEGKIVQVDKNDPIYTIEKSAELSLEERLKLESQKLDYIPTMGKVVGKHQGAHYFTVGQRKGLNVGGTTDPLFVIATDVETNTIYTGMSSQHPGLFKKALFVGESEVHWIREDMTLKAGEKMDVMARIRYRQPLQKAVLYQFEDGMYVEFEEPQSAITEGQFVAWYLENELVGSGVIS, from the coding sequence ATGAAACGAGTAGTTGTTGGACTTTCAGGTGGAGTAGATTCTAGTGTTGCAGCATATTTATTGCAGCAGCAGGGATACGAAGTTATTGGTCTTTTCATGAAGAACTGGCACGATGATTCTGTTACTATTTCGAACGAATGTCCGTGGCTGGAAGACAGTAACGATGCTTTGCTTGTTGCTGAGAAACTTGGAATCCCGTTTCAGACTGTTGATTTAAGCGAAGAATACAAAGAAAAAATCGTTGACTACATGTTTAACGAATACGAAAAAGGGAGAACTCCAAATCCTGACGTCCTTTGTAACCGCGAAATCAAATTTGATGTTTTTATGAAAATCGCTCTAAGTCTTGGAGCAGATTACGTAGCAACAGGGCATTACTGCCAAAAAAGTGAAATTGAAGTAGACGGAAAAACGGTTTATCAATTGATTGCCGGAAATGATGTGAACAAAGACCAATCTTATTTCTTATGCCAGTTGTCTCAAGAACAATTGTCAAAAGCTTTGTTTCCTATTGGAGCTTTAACCAAACCAGAAGTACGCGAAATTGCTGCTGAAATGGAATTGGTTACAGCAGAAAAGAAAGATTCTCAAGGTTTATGTTTCATCGGGAAAGTTCGCCTTCCAGAATTTTTGCAACAAAAATTACAGCCAAAAGAAGGTAAAATTGTTCAAGTAGATAAAAATGATCCTATCTATACTATTGAGAAATCGGCTGAACTTTCTTTGGAAGAAAGACTAAAATTAGAATCTCAAAAATTAGACTATATTCCAACAATGGGTAAAGTGGTTGGAAAACATCAGGGTGCTCATTATTTTACAGTTGGACAAAGAAAAGGTCTTAATGTAGGAGGTACAACAGATCCTTTATTTGTAATTGCTACCGATGTTGAAACCAATACTATTTATACAGGTATGTCGAGTCAGCATCCGGGTTTGTTTAAAAAAGCACTTTTTGTTGGAGAATCTGAAGTGCACTGGATTAGAGAAGACATGACTCTGAAAGCTGGTGAGAAAATGGATGTAATGGCAAGAATACGTTACCGTCAACCTTTGCAAAAAGCAGTTTTATATCAATTTGAAGACGGAATGTATGTGGAGTTTGAAGAACCGCAGTCTGCTATTACAGAAGGACAATTTGTTGCTTGGTATTTAGAAAATGAATTAGTTGGTTCGGGAGTAATTTCTTAG
- a CDS encoding S8 family serine peptidase, translating into MRYKFTILLLLLSFTVFSQEDAWVYFNGKPNAQAFYDNPLTELSQRALDRRTNQNIPLVITDAPLETSYVNQITSSTGIAVKAQSKWLNALHIQGTQANINALKSLAFVSRIEFADKTLNTTGKKVSQTSISQAHEQLKEAIDYSYGNSANQIQMLNGQVLHQQNFTGEGKIIAVMDGGFPGVNTAAPFENLRINNKILGGYDYTTRNSNFYTGDSHGTSVLSTMGGYKANSLVGTAPNASYYLFITEIQAQEIPLEESLWVEAAEKADALGVDIITTSLGYFLDRDEIRYNHTYSEMNGITTFISRGAEIAFSKGILVLASAGNEGTQPEKHVGAPADAVSVLAIGSVNASKVRASSSSIGPSYDGRIKPDVMAQGVSAVVSDANGNIGTANGTSFSCPIMAGMAASLWQAFPTKTNKEIRQMILASADRYANPDNNYGYGIPNFGATLSVDSFIAEASFAVYPNPAKNEVSFSFLNENNTASITIYSILGQKLIEEKINSSNPVLSLQSLQSGLYLYSFDADNLHKTGKIIKQ; encoded by the coding sequence ATGAGATATAAATTTACTATTCTTTTATTACTTCTTTCGTTTACGGTATTTTCACAAGAAGATGCATGGGTTTATTTTAATGGAAAACCTAATGCACAAGCTTTCTATGATAATCCGCTAACCGAACTTTCGCAAAGGGCTTTGGATCGAAGAACGAACCAAAATATCCCGTTAGTTATTACAGATGCTCCTCTTGAAACTTCATATGTAAATCAAATTACTTCAAGTACAGGAATTGCCGTAAAAGCACAGTCTAAGTGGCTAAATGCTCTCCATATTCAAGGAACTCAGGCTAATATTAATGCTTTAAAATCGTTGGCTTTTGTTTCTAGAATAGAGTTTGCGGACAAAACTTTAAATACTACAGGAAAAAAAGTTTCTCAAACTTCGATAAGCCAAGCCCATGAACAATTAAAAGAAGCAATTGATTATTCGTATGGAAATTCTGCAAATCAAATTCAGATGCTGAACGGACAGGTTTTGCATCAGCAGAATTTTACAGGAGAAGGGAAAATTATTGCAGTTATGGATGGAGGTTTTCCAGGGGTAAATACGGCTGCGCCATTTGAAAATCTTAGGATCAACAACAAAATTCTAGGCGGTTACGATTATACTACAAGAAACAGTAATTTCTATACAGGTGATTCGCATGGAACTTCTGTGCTTTCCACAATGGGAGGTTATAAAGCAAATTCTTTAGTAGGAACAGCTCCAAATGCGTCGTATTATCTTTTTATCACAGAAATTCAAGCTCAAGAGATTCCGTTAGAAGAGTCACTGTGGGTAGAAGCTGCGGAAAAGGCAGATGCTTTGGGTGTTGATATAATTACTACTTCATTGGGATATTTTTTGGATAGAGATGAAATTAGGTACAATCATACGTATAGTGAGATGAACGGAATCACGACTTTTATTTCTCGTGGTGCTGAAATTGCTTTTAGTAAAGGTATTTTGGTTTTGGCATCTGCTGGAAATGAAGGAACTCAACCAGAAAAGCACGTTGGCGCTCCTGCAGATGCTGTTTCAGTGTTGGCAATAGGTTCTGTTAATGCTTCTAAAGTAAGAGCTAGTTCAAGTTCAATCGGGCCAAGTTACGATGGCAGAATAAAGCCAGATGTTATGGCACAAGGAGTATCGGCTGTGGTCTCTGACGCAAATGGGAATATTGGTACAGCAAACGGAACTTCATTTTCTTGCCCGATAATGGCAGGAATGGCAGCTTCTTTATGGCAGGCATTTCCAACTAAAACCAATAAAGAAATTAGACAAATGATTTTGGCTTCTGCTGATAGATATGCCAACCCTGATAATAATTACGGATACGGAATTCCAAATTTTGGTGCAACATTAAGCGTTGACAGCTTTATTGCAGAAGCTTCGTTTGCGGTGTATCCAAATCCAGCTAAAAATGAGGTTTCGTTTTCTTTTTTAAATGAAAATAATACGGCATCAATAACCATTTATTCTATCTTAGGACAAAAATTGATAGAAGAAAAAATTAATAGTTCAAATCCAGTTCTTTCCTTACAATCACTTCAAAGCGGATTGTATCTTTATAGTTTTGATGCCGATAATCTGCATAAAACAGGAAAAATAATTAAGCAATAA
- a CDS encoding NAD(P)H-dependent flavin oxidoreductase, whose protein sequence is MNKITQLFNIKYPIIQGGMIWNSGYKLASAVSNAGGLGLIGAGSMYPEVLREHIQKCKKATDKPFGVNIPMLYPNIEEIMNIVVEEGVKIVFTSAGNPKTWTSFLKERGITVVHVVSSSAFALKAQDAGVDAVVAEGFEAGGHNGREETTTLTLIPMVKEKIKIPLIAAGGIATGRGMLAAMILGADGVQVGSRFAASIESSSHNNFKETIVNTIEGGTQLTLKELAPVRLIKNKFYQDVQDLYQKCPSKEELAQLLGRARAKRGMFEGDLEEGELEIGQVAGLIHKILPVEEIVQQMIAEFETASKEKITFEF, encoded by the coding sequence ATGAATAAAATCACCCAGCTTTTTAATATAAAATATCCAATCATTCAAGGCGGAATGATCTGGAACAGTGGTTACAAATTGGCTTCGGCCGTAAGTAATGCAGGAGGTTTAGGACTTATTGGAGCAGGTTCTATGTATCCAGAAGTTTTAAGAGAACACATTCAAAAATGCAAAAAAGCAACAGATAAACCTTTTGGAGTAAACATTCCGATGTTATATCCAAACATTGAAGAGATTATGAATATAGTAGTCGAGGAAGGCGTAAAGATTGTCTTTACTTCGGCTGGGAATCCTAAGACTTGGACTTCTTTTTTGAAAGAAAGAGGAATTACAGTTGTTCATGTAGTTAGTAGCAGTGCTTTTGCTTTGAAAGCGCAAGATGCCGGAGTAGATGCAGTAGTAGCCGAAGGTTTTGAAGCGGGCGGGCATAACGGTCGTGAAGAAACTACAACACTGACTTTGATTCCGATGGTAAAAGAAAAAATTAAGATTCCGTTGATTGCTGCAGGAGGAATCGCTACAGGAAGAGGAATGCTAGCTGCAATGATTTTGGGAGCAGATGGAGTTCAGGTTGGAAGTCGTTTTGCTGCTTCTATAGAATCTTCTTCACACAATAATTTTAAAGAAACCATAGTTAATACTATAGAAGGAGGTACGCAGCTGACTTTGAAAGAATTAGCGCCTGTTCGATTGATAAAGAACAAATTTTATCAGGACGTTCAGGATCTGTATCAAAAATGCCCTTCTAAAGAAGAATTAGCTCAGCTTTTAGGAAGAGCAAGAGCTAAAAGAGGAATGTTTGAAGGAGATTTGGAAGAGGGAGAATTAGAAATTGGACAAGTGGCAGGTCTGATTCATAAAATTTTGCCAGTTGAAGAAATTGTTCAACAAATGATAGCCGAATTTGAAACCGCATCCAAAGAAAAGATTACATTTGAGTTTTAA
- a CDS encoding DUF4268 domain-containing protein — MYSKEESQRIKREFWVAFAEKYPRKWVLYDTKIKDFSFKFYVDNKKAQVLIDIEQRSDEKRIAYFEKLEALKNILEEEFIKDLVFEKNYTLESGKNISRIWVEKLGVGFSNKNTWDTIFDFFNENMHALEMFYLEYDEFIKDVEN; from the coding sequence ATGTACAGCAAAGAAGAATCGCAAAGAATAAAAAGAGAATTTTGGGTAGCTTTTGCCGAAAAATATCCTCGTAAATGGGTGCTTTATGATACAAAGATTAAAGACTTTTCTTTTAAGTTTTATGTTGACAATAAAAAAGCTCAGGTTTTAATTGACATCGAACAAAGAAGCGATGAAAAACGCATTGCTTATTTTGAAAAACTAGAAGCTTTAAAAAATATTCTGGAAGAAGAATTTATTAAAGATCTAGTTTTTGAAAAAAACTATACTCTTGAAAGCGGCAAAAACATCAGCAGAATCTGGGTTGAAAAACTTGGCGTTGGTTTCAGCAATAAAAACACTTGGGATACTATTTTTGATTTCTTCAATGAAAATATGCACGCTCTAGAAATGTTCTATTTAGAATATGATGAGTTTATTAAAGACGTAGAGAATTGA
- a CDS encoding NUDIX hydrolase, translating into MNFQDFLKYVPNIIPVELPAVTSHLKMAPKERIEGLKNLDINTLNARMAGVMMLFYPKQEKTHLVLIVRNAYEGVHSAQIAFPGGKYEKEDLNFETTALRETHEEVGITSDKIDIIKHFSPMYIPPSNFLVHPFLGIAKEELSFYPDIREVAGIIELPLSVFLNDDIIIEARLSTSYGANILVPAFNIQNHVVWGATAMILSELRDVLKEAMAK; encoded by the coding sequence ATGAATTTTCAAGACTTTTTGAAATATGTTCCCAATATAATTCCAGTAGAGCTGCCAGCTGTAACATCGCACTTAAAAATGGCTCCAAAAGAGCGTATAGAGGGATTAAAAAATCTTGATATTAATACGTTAAACGCCAGAATGGCGGGAGTAATGATGTTGTTTTATCCCAAACAGGAAAAAACACATCTGGTTTTAATTGTTAGAAATGCTTATGAAGGTGTTCATTCGGCACAGATTGCATTTCCTGGCGGGAAGTATGAAAAAGAAGATTTAAATTTTGAAACCACAGCACTTAGAGAAACCCATGAAGAGGTCGGAATTACTAGCGATAAAATAGACATTATTAAGCATTTCTCACCGATGTATATTCCGCCAAGCAACTTTTTGGTGCATCCGTTTTTGGGAATTGCCAAAGAAGAACTTTCTTTTTACCCCGATATAAGAGAAGTTGCCGGAATTATCGAACTGCCTTTATCTGTTTTTTTAAATGATGATATTATTATCGAAGCCAGATTATCAACTTCTTATGGGGCAAATATTTTAGTTCCTGCTTTTAATATTCAGAATCATGTTGTTTGGGGAGCCACGGCAATGATTTTGAGCGAATTGCGAGATGTCTTAAAAGAAGCGATGGCAAAATAA
- a CDS encoding lysophospholipid acyltransferase family protein, whose amino-acid sequence MGLFKRNPFGHILFIKKWLIRVLGAMTHKRYRGFNELQIEGSEIIKTLPDTNVLFISNHQTYFADVVAMFHVFNASLSGRQDTIKNIGYLWQPKMNIYYVAAKETMQAGLLPRILAYVGAITVERTWRAKGVDVTEKREVNPNDTENIRIALEDGWVITFPQGTTKSFKPVRKGTAHIIKQHKPLVIPIVIDGFRRSFDKKGLRMKKKGILQSFIIKEPLDIDYENDTIEQIVEKVEYAIEQHPSFLKVIPAEEIKAQEELNKMRQWDY is encoded by the coding sequence ATGGGATTGTTTAAACGAAATCCTTTTGGGCATATATTATTCATCAAGAAATGGTTGATCCGAGTTCTAGGTGCCATGACTCATAAGAGATATAGAGGTTTTAATGAATTGCAGATTGAAGGATCTGAAATTATTAAGACACTTCCAGATACTAATGTTTTATTTATTTCCAATCACCAGACTTATTTTGCAGACGTTGTAGCGATGTTTCATGTTTTTAATGCCAGTTTATCAGGGCGTCAAGACACGATTAAAAATATCGGTTATTTGTGGCAACCCAAAATGAATATTTATTACGTTGCAGCAAAAGAAACCATGCAAGCTGGATTGTTACCAAGAATTTTAGCTTATGTTGGAGCAATTACAGTCGAGAGAACTTGGCGAGCAAAAGGCGTTGATGTTACTGAAAAAAGAGAAGTAAACCCGAACGACACAGAAAATATCAGGATTGCGCTTGAAGACGGCTGGGTTATTACTTTTCCGCAAGGAACTACAAAATCATTTAAGCCCGTTCGTAAAGGAACGGCTCATATCATTAAACAGCACAAACCGCTTGTTATTCCAATTGTAATTGATGGTTTCCGCAGATCATTCGATAAAAAAGGACTTCGAATGAAGAAAAAAGGAATCCTGCAGTCTTTCATCATCAAAGAACCTCTTGATATTGATTATGAAAATGATACAATCGAACAAATTGTAGAGAAAGTAGAATACGCAATTGAACAGCATCCTTCATTTTTAAAAGTTATTCCTGCTGAAGAAATTAAAGCACAAGAAGAACTTAACAAAATGAGACAATGGGATTATTAA
- a CDS encoding RNA polymerase sigma factor: MSENLEQSFVAQLQANQNIIHKICRLYTAGEDAHKDLFQEITIQLWKAYPKFRGDSKFSTWTYRVALNTAITLYRKTKRTISTVDYENHQHFVKDVDYNYEEEEQIKLMYKAVYQLNDIEKALVFMYLEDKDYQEIAETLGISEVNARVKMNRIKGKLKKILNP, from the coding sequence ATGAGCGAAAATCTAGAACAATCTTTTGTTGCGCAGCTGCAAGCAAATCAGAATATAATCCACAAGATTTGTAGATTATATACTGCTGGCGAAGATGCTCATAAAGATCTGTTTCAAGAGATTACCATTCAGCTTTGGAAAGCTTATCCAAAATTTAGAGGCGACAGTAAATTTTCGACTTGGACGTATCGTGTTGCCTTAAACACAGCGATTACCTTATATCGCAAAACCAAAAGAACTATATCGACCGTAGATTATGAAAATCATCAGCATTTTGTAAAAGATGTTGACTACAATTATGAAGAAGAAGAACAGATTAAACTGATGTATAAAGCGGTTTATCAATTAAATGACATCGAAAAGGCATTAGTTTTTATGTATTTAGAAGACAAAGATTATCAAGAAATAGCTGAAACCTTAGGGATCAGCGAAGTGAATGCGCGCGTGAAAATGAACAGAATTAAGGGGAAACTTAAAAAAATACTAAATCCTTAA
- a CDS encoding carboxypeptidase-like regulatory domain-containing protein translates to MNKLLLLLFVTTASFSQKIYKGNVSDKGTPIPGVSVCVVNTSRCTFTDFNGNYSIEVNYGDKLRISYLGMKTQTITIGANMVLEGKNDNYANPIISNDYVENLKKPKDSIKATQSSGDYYFDLVEYLYNYNQSLMKINRDNSGVYNAKTYHQYSKVAFQVNHDFVYSTPMRLPKYQNQFAQGRSLNGNLAYQSPQTNEIFSWGPNVSTLQYSANPSEYYPQGDIINRNSSNGNPLQLFNSNNFFQDTQDNKVSFSAQIQSPEMNILKFDFGYKTGNIVIPTSRNNEISASLKYFRTLSFNSKIDAILSYNDFENNFSNSNFGINKVIFANAVTPIHFDNHFASTLSNGLQRSYSANENNPYYLIENNLDKNKSKTISFNFNHIYSYNNYLNTFNANFQSSEIKNKNGQGFYFAEINTPNFDRRFEGFISYSLSDVFRRNFGYAKFVESKIDFRFQQRDLDRSFYSGFSAPSDIPDNGTIQNKMDVLQKRFEIFYNINGAYNISNALGSNEELTLKASSNLNYSSTVNSNFLFNYSGSAEIKRLFDTSFNFTASHTFTQTEPSLQNNNLNFNSLQYQVSQFKELRNNLELITPKNAIPTKENITNLTLTYRPSYYWNFYVEYYHKNVQDLYTPVVNLNSFNWSPDVNYKQNGVEFEIEKQTERNRDFNCGFNLNFTYYKNKVTSLNNNQTRIPFAGFADVNKNYIVGQPLGVLVGSGYLRDQNQNIVIDNEGFPMVDPQQKILGDPNPDFVVGFFNSFCYKEFSLSLSFDWSKGGEIWNGTEQTLNYYGKSQLTGNQRDITNYVFNGVTQSGDVNTKVVSFYDSNLPVEQNRWVRYGVSGVAEDAIQDASYFRLNSINLSYKSDYGIFRGKLMFTISVFMNNVFVVSKSKTAFSNNAMFGSIDTSGLEYFNSPMMKSFGSSLTVKF, encoded by the coding sequence ATGAATAAATTATTACTCTTACTTTTTGTAACCACAGCCAGTTTTTCGCAAAAAATCTATAAGGGAAATGTAAGTGATAAAGGAACACCTATTCCAGGCGTATCTGTATGTGTTGTAAACACTTCAAGATGCACATTTACAGATTTTAATGGAAATTATTCTATAGAAGTTAATTATGGAGATAAACTCCGTATCTCATATCTTGGAATGAAAACTCAAACTATTACAATTGGGGCTAATATGGTATTAGAAGGTAAAAATGACAATTATGCTAACCCAATAATAAGTAATGATTATGTAGAAAATTTAAAAAAGCCAAAAGATTCTATAAAAGCGACTCAATCATCAGGCGATTATTATTTTGATCTTGTCGAATACCTTTACAATTACAATCAATCTTTAATGAAAATTAATAGGGATAATTCGGGTGTTTATAATGCTAAAACGTATCATCAATATTCGAAAGTAGCATTTCAGGTAAATCATGATTTTGTTTATTCCACACCAATGCGTCTTCCAAAATATCAAAATCAATTCGCACAAGGTAGAAGTTTAAATGGAAACTTGGCTTATCAATCACCTCAAACTAATGAAATTTTCAGCTGGGGACCAAATGTGAGTACATTGCAATATTCTGCAAATCCTTCAGAATATTATCCGCAGGGAGATATTATCAATAGAAATTCTAGCAACGGAAATCCATTACAGCTTTTTAATTCTAACAACTTTTTCCAGGACACGCAGGATAATAAAGTGTCTTTCAGCGCACAAATTCAAAGTCCAGAGATGAATATTCTTAAGTTTGATTTTGGATATAAAACAGGAAATATTGTAATTCCGACTAGTCGAAATAATGAGATTTCAGCTTCCTTAAAATATTTCAGAACACTTTCTTTCAATAGCAAAATAGATGCGATTTTGTCTTATAATGATTTCGAAAACAATTTTTCAAATTCAAACTTTGGAATAAATAAAGTCATTTTTGCCAATGCTGTAACTCCAATTCATTTTGACAATCATTTTGCTTCAACTTTATCAAACGGATTGCAGAGAAGTTATTCTGCAAATGAGAACAATCCGTATTATTTGATTGAGAATAATTTAGATAAAAATAAAAGTAAAACGATCTCTTTCAACTTTAATCATATCTATTCTTATAATAATTATTTGAACACGTTTAACGCTAATTTTCAATCGTCAGAAATTAAAAATAAAAACGGTCAGGGATTTTATTTTGCCGAAATTAATACGCCAAATTTTGACAGGAGATTTGAGGGATTTATAAGCTATTCTCTCTCAGATGTTTTTAGACGCAATTTTGGATATGCGAAATTTGTAGAATCTAAAATCGATTTTAGATTTCAGCAAAGAGATTTAGATCGTAGTTTTTATTCTGGTTTTTCAGCGCCATCAGACATTCCTGATAATGGAACAATTCAAAATAAAATGGATGTTTTGCAGAAAAGATTTGAAATTTTCTACAATATAAATGGAGCATATAATATTAGTAATGCTTTAGGATCGAATGAAGAACTTACCCTAAAAGCAAGTTCAAACTTAAATTATTCTTCTACTGTAAATAGCAATTTTTTGTTTAACTATTCTGGCTCTGCTGAAATAAAAAGATTATTTGATACATCTTTCAATTTCACAGCAAGTCACACTTTTACGCAAACAGAACCATCATTGCAGAATAATAATTTGAATTTTAATTCTTTGCAATATCAAGTAAGTCAATTTAAAGAGCTTAGAAATAATTTAGAACTTATAACTCCAAAGAATGCAATTCCGACAAAAGAAAATATTACAAACTTAACATTAACATACAGACCTAGTTATTATTGGAATTTCTATGTAGAATATTACCATAAAAATGTTCAGGATTTGTATACGCCAGTTGTTAATCTTAATTCTTTTAATTGGTCTCCAGATGTGAATTATAAGCAAAATGGAGTTGAATTTGAAATTGAAAAACAGACAGAACGAAATAGAGATTTTAATTGTGGTTTCAATTTGAACTTTACTTATTATAAAAATAAAGTAACGAGTTTGAATAACAATCAAACCAGAATTCCATTTGCAGGATTTGCAGATGTCAATAAAAACTATATCGTTGGGCAACCGCTTGGAGTTCTTGTTGGAAGCGGTTATTTAAGAGATCAAAATCAAAATATAGTTATTGATAATGAAGGTTTTCCGATGGTAGACCCTCAGCAAAAGATTTTAGGAGATCCGAATCCAGATTTTGTTGTCGGATTCTTTAATTCATTTTGTTACAAAGAATTTAGTCTAAGCCTTTCTTTTGATTGGAGTAAAGGAGGAGAAATCTGGAACGGAACTGAGCAGACTTTAAACTACTACGGTAAATCTCAATTAACAGGAAACCAGAGAGATATTACGAATTATGTTTTTAATGGAGTCACACAATCTGGCGATGTAAATACCAAAGTAGTTTCGTTTTATGACAGCAATCTTCCGGTTGAACAAAATCGTTGGGTGAGGTATGGAGTTTCTGGTGTAGCCGAAGACGCTATTCAAGATGCTAGTTATTTTAGGCTTAATTCAATCAATTTATCATATAAAAGTGATTATGGCATTTTTAGAGGGAAACTAATGTTTACTATTTCGGTCTTTATGAACAATGTTTTTGTTGTTTCCAAAAGTAAAACGGCATTTAGCAATAATGCGATGTTCGGGTCTATAGATACAAGCGGTTTAGAATATTTCAACTCGCCAATGATGAAAAGTTTCGGTTCTTCTTTAACTGTAAAATTTTAA